TGGCGAAAACTTCGGCCAAGCTCACGCAACTGGCAGCGGCGCGCCTCCCTTACATTTCCCTGATGACGGACCCCACCACCGGCGGCGTTACCGCGTCGTACGCTATGCTGGGAGACATCAACACGGCTGAGCCCGGCGCACTCATCGGTTTCGCCGGCCCGCGCGTGATCAAGGAAACCATTAAAAAGGACCTCCCTGAAGGATTCCAGAGCGCTGAATTCCTCCTGGACCACGGGTTCCTCGATTTCATCACCGATCGTAAAGAACTGAAGAACAAACTGGGCTCGCTGCTCCAGCTGTTCAAAAACTAATGATATTTCCCGGCCGGTTGCCCCTGCAACCGGCCCACTTTTAACCCTCACATGGCAGAATTAAAGAACAGATCGGCTTATTTTGAATACGCGATAGAAGATAAATACATCGCCGGACTGGTGCTGACCGGAACCGAAATCAAATCCATCCGCAGCGGTAAAGTGAGCTTTAACGACAGCTTCTGCTATTTCTCCAAAGGCGAATTATACGTCAAAAGTCTGCACATTGCCGAATACAAATTCGGTACATACGCCAATCACGATCCCCTCCGCGAACGCAAACTGCTCCTGCAAAGAAAAGAACTGCGCAAGCTGGAAAAGAAAATACAGGAACGCGGGTACACCATCGTTCCCCTTAGAATGTTCATCACCGACAAAGGGCTCGCCAAAATGGAAATCGGCCTCGGGAAAGGTAAAAAACTGCACGACAAACGCGACTCCATCAAAGCGCGGGAGGTTGACCGTGAGTTACGCCGCAATTTCAAAGTCTGACCCCAGCCCCACAATCTGGCGCGCCATTTGCCTGCATATCTTCGTAAAACAGCTTTATGTTGAAGT
Above is a genomic segment from Chitinophaga pollutisoli containing:
- the smpB gene encoding SsrA-binding protein SmpB, producing the protein MAELKNRSAYFEYAIEDKYIAGLVLTGTEIKSIRSGKVSFNDSFCYFSKGELYVKSLHIAEYKFGTYANHDPLRERKLLLQRKELRKLEKKIQERGYTIVPLRMFITDKGLAKMEIGLGKGKKLHDKRDSIKAREVDRELRRNFKV